The following coding sequences lie in one Eubacterium ventriosum genomic window:
- the galE gene encoding UDP-glucose 4-epimerase GalE: MSTILVTGGAGFIGSHTCVELLESGYDVVVIDNLSNACEESLKRVEKITGKTLKFYKGDIADKELMDKILTENDIYAVIHFAGLKAVGESVQKPLEYYTNNISGTLAMCDVMRKHGVKNIIFSSSATVYGDPAEIPITEKCPKGQCTNPYGWTKSMLEQILTDIQFADKEWNVILLRYFNPIGAHKSGLIGEDPNGIPNNLMPYITKVATGELPRVNVFGNDYPTPDGTGVRDYIHVMDLATGHVNAIDKIKENPGVKVYNLGTGKGYSVLDVIKNFSEASGIDIPYVITDRRPGDIAECYSDATLAKEELGWEAKYDIKEMCADSWNWQKNNPNGYR; this comes from the coding sequence ATGAGCACTATTTTAGTAACAGGTGGAGCAGGATTTATTGGAAGTCATACTTGTGTTGAATTATTGGAATCAGGATATGATGTAGTAGTTATAGATAACTTAAGCAATGCTTGCGAAGAATCACTTAAGAGAGTGGAAAAGATTACAGGTAAAACTTTAAAATTCTACAAAGGTGACATTGCAGACAAGGAATTAATGGATAAGATTTTAACAGAAAACGATATTTATGCAGTTATCCATTTTGCAGGCTTAAAGGCTGTAGGTGAATCAGTTCAGAAGCCACTTGAATATTACACAAACAACATTTCAGGAACATTAGCTATGTGCGATGTAATGCGTAAACATGGAGTAAAGAATATTATCTTTAGTTCATCAGCAACAGTATACGGAGATCCGGCAGAAATTCCTATAACAGAAAAATGCCCTAAGGGACAGTGTACAAACCCATATGGCTGGACAAAGTCAATGCTTGAACAGATTCTTACAGACATTCAGTTTGCAGACAAGGAATGGAATGTAATTCTTCTTCGTTACTTTAACCCAATTGGAGCACACAAGAGTGGACTTATCGGCGAAGATCCTAACGGAATTCCAAACAACCTTATGCCTTACATTACAAAGGTTGCAACAGGAGAACTTCCAAGAGTTAATGTATTTGGAAATGATTATCCAACACCTGACGGAACAGGAGTTAGAGATTACATCCATGTAATGGATTTGGCTACAGGTCATGTAAACGCAATTGATAAGATTAAAGAAAACCCTGGAGTTAAGGTATATAACCTTGGAACAGGAAAGGGATACAGCGTATTAGACGTTATTAAGAATTTCAGCGAAGCAAGCGGAATTGACATTCCTTATGTAATTACAGACAGAAGACCTGGTGACATTGCTGAATGTTATTCAGATGCAACTTTGGCCAAGGAAGAATTAGGCTGGGAAGCAAAATACGACATTAAGGAAATGTGTGCTGATTCATGGAATTGGCAGAAGAACAATCCTAACGGATACAGATAA
- a CDS encoding S1C family serine protease — translation MYDNENPNGFGSNPEENNDDNISGTENNNFEEVNSQQVSQDAVNSSEQNTEQTAEQESSVYRQSYVNDEHHNADDVSGNGTYYSQGSNNSSNDSTQNGSYYNNTQDGSYYNSNSNNSQNNGYYYSTNDSQTNNGYNYNSNNNNNGNGKKKKKKRTLIAVVAVCVVLLAGTIGISAAYFSKNKDSLTNVLEDGTLSNNNNNSNSNNDNSSDSGNYESIGSTNTQNDANSSSTSGVTVTDVSSVVSSAMPSVVAITSKTLVESRNDYSQDIWEYYFGGGNSGNNKSNSYEEDAAGSGIIVDQTSTELLIVTNNHVVEGADSLKIQFAGTESKDSVDGYIKGTDSTKDVAVVAVKLKDIPSDVLKNIKKATLGDSDKVNVGEGVIAIGNALGYGQSVTTGIISAKDRKVQLENQTMTLLQTDAAINGGNSGGALLNASGEVIGINVAKYSSSGSSSNASVEGMGFAIPISSVKDIISDLETKETRTKVSEDERGYLGISGFDVDEQTSQAYSIPQGIQVQSVVKGGPAENAGIAASDVITKFDGQDVSSMASLQSMLEYYKKGEQVKVTIEYRDGREYKTKDVTVTLGDKSVIETTQNAAN, via the coding sequence ATGTACGATAACGAGAATCCAAATGGATTTGGTTCAAATCCGGAGGAAAACAACGATGACAATATATCAGGTACAGAAAACAATAATTTTGAAGAGGTAAACAGCCAGCAGGTTTCACAGGATGCTGTGAATAGTTCAGAACAGAATACAGAGCAGACAGCTGAACAGGAAAGCAGTGTTTACAGACAGTCATATGTAAATGATGAGCATCATAATGCAGATGATGTAAGTGGAAATGGTACTTATTATTCGCAGGGAAGCAACAATAGTAGCAATGATAGTACACAGAATGGCAGCTATTATAACAATACTCAGGACGGCAGTTATTATAATAGCAATTCTAATAATTCACAGAATAATGGATATTATTATTCAACAAATGATTCTCAGACAAACAATGGTTACAATTATAACAGTAACAACAATAACAATGGTAATGGTAAAAAGAAGAAAAAGAAGAGAACTTTAATAGCCGTTGTTGCAGTTTGTGTAGTTTTACTTGCAGGAACAATTGGTATTTCAGCAGCTTATTTTTCAAAGAATAAAGATTCATTAACAAATGTTTTGGAAGACGGAACATTAAGCAACAATAATAACAATAGCAATAGTAACAATGACAATAGCAGTGATTCAGGCAATTACGAATCAATCGGCTCAACAAACACACAGAACGATGCTAATTCTTCATCAACATCAGGCGTTACAGTAACAGATGTTTCAAGTGTTGTAAGCAGTGCAATGCCAAGTGTTGTAGCTATTACAAGCAAGACATTAGTTGAATCAAGAAACGATTATTCACAGGATATTTGGGAATACTATTTTGGTGGTGGAAATAGCGGAAACAACAAGAGCAATTCATATGAAGAAGATGCAGCAGGTTCAGGTATTATTGTAGACCAGACAAGTACAGAACTTCTTATAGTTACAAACAATCACGTTGTTGAAGGCGCAGACAGCTTAAAGATTCAGTTTGCCGGAACAGAATCAAAGGATTCAGTTGATGGATACATTAAGGGAACTGATTCAACAAAAGACGTAGCAGTTGTTGCAGTAAAATTAAAAGACATTCCATCAGATGTATTAAAAAATATTAAGAAAGCTACATTAGGCGATTCAGATAAAGTTAACGTTGGTGAAGGTGTTATTGCAATTGGTAATGCTTTAGGATATGGACAGTCAGTAACAACAGGCATTATCAGTGCAAAAGACAGAAAGGTTCAGCTTGAAAATCAGACAATGACATTACTTCAGACAGACGCAGCAATTAACGGTGGTAACAGTGGCGGAGCATTATTAAATGCCAGTGGCGAAGTTATCGGAATTAACGTTGCAAAATATTCATCAAGCGGAAGCAGCTCAAATGCCAGCGTTGAAGGTATGGGCTTTGCAATCCCAATTTCATCTGTAAAAGATATTATTAGTGACCTTGAAACAAAAGAAACAAGAACAAAAGTATCAGAAGACGAAAGGGGTTACCTTGGAATTTCAGGGTTTGATGTAGATGAGCAGACATCACAGGCTTACTCAATTCCACAGGGAATCCAGGTACAGAGCGTAGTAAAAGGTGGCCCTGCTGAAAATGCCGGAATCGCAGCATCAGATGTAATTACAAAATTTGACGGGCAGGATGTTTCATCAATGGCATCATTACAGAGTATGCTTGAATACTACAAGAAAGGCGAACAGGTTAAAGTAACTATAGAATACAGAGACGGCAGAGAATACAAGACAAAAGATGTTACAGTTACACTTGGCGACAAGAGCGTAATTGAAACAACGCAGAATGCCGCAAACTAA
- a CDS encoding S8 family peptidase: MKCNNIILSEEYGDFIGRYNGDISEALTEQVECTQVIDDSYFCAYYRLDMLPTINVANFTYNVIPKLYGLMDTTAVAATGSIRLQNQSGFNLTGRDVIIGFIDTGIDYTNKLFQKSTGQTRILSIWDQTDVKGNPPEGFSYGSEYTREEINRALQADNPLEVVPHRDENGHGTFMAGIACGSYDEQGDFIGAAPDSEIVMVKLKEAKKYLANYFYAMGSQPLYQENDIMLAASFLKNVAIKQKKPIVIVVGLGCGNGGRAGGSPLDEVLDKIGGKIGNCVVVAAGNEGNERLHYRGTIGIATENTTHNVEFRVGDNVPGFVLELWGNAPDIFSVGFVSPFGESVPRIPVRQGSVENINFVFEQSSIELTYELVESGTGGQLIFMRFKQPSPGIWTIKVYGNNILDGNFNIWGGLRQYTPEGNYFLTPNPDMTLTVPAATENVITFGGYDNVTNAFYPKSGRGFTRENRIKPDMTAPAVNVYGPGISGGYTRRTGTSVACALGAGACAQILQWGIVEDNEPYMKNNYIKNYLIRGAERNRDIRYPSEQWGYGTINVFDSFLILTRT; encoded by the coding sequence ATGAAGTGTAATAATATTATTTTGTCAGAGGAATATGGTGATTTCATTGGCAGGTATAACGGTGACATTAGTGAAGCCTTAACGGAGCAGGTTGAATGTACTCAGGTTATAGATGATTCGTACTTTTGTGCATATTACAGGCTTGATATGCTACCTACTATAAATGTTGCTAATTTTACATACAATGTTATTCCAAAGTTGTACGGTTTAATGGATACAACTGCCGTGGCGGCAACAGGTTCCATAAGGTTGCAGAATCAGTCGGGGTTTAATCTTACAGGGAGAGATGTGATAATTGGCTTTATTGACACGGGAATTGATTATACAAACAAGTTGTTTCAAAAGTCCACAGGGCAAACAAGAATTTTGAGTATATGGGATCAGACTGATGTTAAGGGAAATCCGCCAGAGGGCTTTAGTTATGGAAGTGAGTACACAAGAGAAGAAATAAACAGGGCGCTTCAGGCAGACAATCCGTTAGAAGTGGTTCCGCACAGGGACGAAAATGGTCACGGAACTTTTATGGCAGGGATAGCCTGTGGAAGTTATGATGAGCAGGGGGATTTTATAGGGGCGGCGCCGGATAGCGAAATTGTTATGGTAAAGCTTAAGGAGGCAAAAAAATATCTTGCTAATTATTTTTATGCCATGGGAAGTCAGCCTCTTTATCAGGAAAATGACATAATGCTTGCAGCTTCTTTTTTGAAAAATGTGGCAATAAAACAAAAAAAGCCAATAGTTATAGTTGTAGGATTAGGATGTGGAAATGGTGGAAGAGCAGGAGGCTCACCTTTAGATGAAGTGCTTGACAAAATAGGAGGCAAAATAGGCAACTGCGTTGTAGTGGCAGCAGGAAATGAAGGCAATGAAAGACTTCATTATAGAGGTACAATAGGAATAGCAACCGAAAACACCACTCACAACGTAGAATTTCGTGTAGGCGATAATGTGCCGGGCTTTGTTTTAGAACTGTGGGGTAACGCTCCGGATATATTTTCAGTAGGCTTTGTGTCGCCTTTCGGGGAAAGCGTGCCAAGAATCCCGGTGCGGCAGGGTAGCGTAGAAAACATTAATTTTGTGTTTGAGCAATCTTCAATTGAATTAACATATGAACTTGTGGAGTCGGGGACAGGAGGACAGTTGATTTTTATGAGATTTAAACAGCCAAGCCCCGGTATATGGACTATTAAAGTTTACGGAAATAATATTCTAGATGGAAACTTTAATATATGGGGCGGACTTAGACAATATACACCGGAAGGAAACTATTTTCTAACACCTAATCCGGATATGACATTAACAGTGCCGGCCGCGACAGAGAATGTTATAACTTTTGGAGGATATGACAATGTAACCAATGCCTTCTATCCCAAGTCGGGGAGAGGCTTCACAAGGGAGAATAGAATTAAACCGGATATGACAGCTCCGGCAGTAAATGTTTACGGTCCGGGAATTTCAGGAGGGTATACAAGAAGGACTGGAACGTCAGTGGCGTGCGCATTAGGTGCGGGAGCCTGTGCACAGATACTTCAATGGGGAATTGTGGAGGACAATGAGCCATATATGAAAAACAATTACATTAAAAACTACCTTATAAGAGGGGCAGAACGAAACAGAGACATTAGGTATCCAAGTGAACAATGGGGATATGGAACAATTAACGTATTTGATAGTTTTTTGATTTTGACAAGAACATAA
- a CDS encoding LCP family protein: MSSRRKTKSSEQQLKTVKRLKRFVTTMEVIFGLLIVMMAVILFVPSVKTQVVKAMANTAIGQKIITWWGNNSYNESVRDLNFDDNSIKTNKLKYNYSEEYTNFVLFGVDSREGEVDASNSDSILIVSVHNTTGEVKMVSVYRDTYLGIYGKDGTIYKYFKVNSAYAGGGPEAAINTLNMNLDLNITDYVTVNFSGVAEIIDTLGGIKVNLTDDELQQLNYHMSSTCSSIGVKPKYVKKSGKNIKLNGIQATTYCRIRKATFYDPKTGEEVRDDFGRAARQRSVMMKLVEKAKSASFSELQEMVSGVMNANTNKNKIISTSFTFKEIVNMIPIIFDFKLSGSQGFPSNLETGTISGTSYVMPKGLSDNVSELHEYLFGEKNYQPTSTVNTIGNQIQTDTGVYPDGSTGIDMSGDAKKNKEGETESVSYDYDDGGKSQFY; this comes from the coding sequence ATGAGTTCTAGGAGAAAAACGAAAAGCTCAGAGCAACAGTTAAAAACAGTAAAACGATTAAAAAGATTTGTAACAACAATGGAAGTTATTTTTGGACTACTTATAGTTATGATGGCTGTGATTTTATTTGTGCCATCAGTAAAGACCCAGGTTGTAAAGGCTATGGCAAACACAGCAATAGGCCAGAAAATTATAACCTGGTGGGGAAATAACAGTTACAACGAGAGTGTACGAGATCTTAATTTTGATGATAACAGTATCAAAACTAACAAACTTAAATACAATTATTCAGAAGAATATACTAATTTTGTATTGTTTGGTGTAGATTCAAGAGAAGGAGAAGTTGATGCTTCTAACAGCGATTCCATACTTATTGTTAGTGTACATAACACTACAGGCGAAGTAAAAATGGTATCAGTGTATAGGGATACTTATCTTGGAATTTACGGAAAAGATGGAACCATTTATAAGTACTTTAAGGTTAATTCAGCCTATGCAGGTGGTGGACCTGAAGCGGCGATTAATACACTTAACATGAATCTTGACCTTAACATTACTGATTATGTTACAGTTAACTTTTCAGGTGTTGCTGAGATTATAGACACATTGGGAGGAATAAAAGTTAATCTTACAGATGATGAATTACAGCAGCTTAATTATCATATGAGCAGTACTTGTAGCTCAATTGGTGTAAAACCCAAATATGTTAAGAAGAGTGGAAAGAATATTAAGTTAAATGGTATTCAGGCCACAACATATTGTAGAATCAGAAAAGCTACTTTCTATGATCCAAAAACAGGGGAAGAGGTTAGAGACGATTTTGGTAGAGCAGCAAGACAGCGTTCAGTTATGATGAAGTTGGTAGAAAAGGCAAAGAGTGCAAGCTTTAGCGAATTGCAGGAAATGGTTTCGGGTGTTATGAATGCCAACACTAACAAAAACAAAATTATTTCCACAAGTTTTACTTTTAAAGAAATTGTAAATATGATTCCAATTATATTTGATTTTAAATTATCGGGAAGTCAGGGATTTCCGTCAAACCTTGAAACGGGAACTATTAGTGGAACCAGTTATGTTATGCCAAAAGGCTTAAGTGATAACGTATCGGAGCTTCATGAGTATCTTTTCGGTGAAAAGAATTACCAGCCAACAAGCACTGTTAATACTATCGGAAATCAGATACAGACTGATACAGGTGTGTATCCGGATGGCTCAACAGGTATAGACATGAGTGGAGATGCTAAAAAGAATAAGGAAGGTGAGACAGAATCCGTAAGTTATGATTATGATGATGGCGGCAAGAGCCAGTTTTATTAA
- the clpX gene encoding ATP-dependent Clp protease ATP-binding subunit ClpX, whose product MNKDEFENKTLDENDFREVVAENNQVIDNNSKENDNKVIANDDNNSTDNNNVDKSENGDSSDKSNEDEYEKICYVCRRPESKAGTMIDMPGGICVCADCLQKSFNSFQNFGMNMSISKDELEELLNTPGIHMMTTDDFRREIPKKQKLKKKKSSEKKEAPVLDINKIPAPHVIKGKLDDYVIGQDYAKKVMSVAVYNHYKRVATNTMDEIEIEKSNMLMIGPTGSGKTYLVKTLAKLLDVPLAITDATSLTEAGYIGDDIESVVSKLLAAADNDVEKAETGIIFIDEIDKIAKKQNTSSRDVSGESVQQGMLKLLEGSEVEVPVGATSKNAMVPLATVNTKNILFICGGAFPDLEDIIKERLNKQAAIGFQSELTDKYDNDPNVMKKVTSEDLRKFGMIPEFLGRLPIVFTLDGLTEDMLVKILTDPKNAIIKQYQKLLELDEVKLEFTEGALRTIAKKAIEKKTGARALRAIIEKFMLDIMYEIPKDDNIGTVKITEEYINGTGGPVIGMRGQDLIEG is encoded by the coding sequence ATGAACAAAGATGAATTTGAAAACAAGACTTTAGATGAAAATGATTTCCGAGAGGTTGTAGCTGAAAACAATCAAGTTATAGACAATAACTCAAAGGAAAATGATAATAAAGTAATAGCAAATGATGATAACAATTCTACAGACAATAACAATGTTGATAAAAGTGAGAATGGTGATTCATCAGACAAGAGTAATGAAGATGAATACGAGAAGATTTGTTATGTTTGTAGACGACCTGAAAGTAAAGCAGGAACTATGATTGATATGCCGGGTGGAATTTGTGTGTGCGCAGATTGTCTGCAGAAGAGTTTTAATAGTTTCCAGAACTTTGGCATGAATATGAGCATAAGCAAGGATGAATTAGAAGAGTTGCTTAATACTCCGGGAATTCATATGATGACTACGGATGATTTTAGAAGAGAAATTCCAAAGAAACAGAAACTTAAAAAGAAAAAATCTTCAGAAAAGAAAGAAGCACCTGTTTTGGATATTAACAAGATTCCTGCACCTCATGTTATAAAAGGTAAGTTAGACGATTATGTTATCGGACAGGATTATGCTAAGAAGGTTATGTCTGTTGCAGTTTATAATCACTACAAGAGAGTGGCAACAAACACAATGGACGAAATTGAAATTGAAAAGTCAAATATGTTAATGATTGGACCTACAGGTTCAGGTAAAACATACCTTGTTAAGACTTTAGCTAAGTTATTAGATGTTCCTCTTGCAATAACAGATGCAACATCACTTACAGAGGCAGGGTATATTGGCGATGATATTGAAAGCGTTGTTTCAAAACTTTTGGCAGCAGCAGACAATGATGTTGAAAAAGCAGAAACAGGTATTATTTTTATTGACGAAATAGACAAGATTGCAAAGAAACAGAATACAAGTAGCAGAGATGTAAGCGGAGAGTCAGTTCAGCAGGGAATGCTTAAGCTTTTGGAAGGCAGCGAAGTTGAAGTTCCTGTTGGTGCAACAAGCAAGAATGCAATGGTGCCACTTGCAACAGTCAACACAAAAAATATCTTGTTTATTTGCGGTGGCGCTTTTCCGGATTTGGAAGACATTATTAAGGAAAGACTTAACAAGCAGGCAGCCATAGGCTTCCAAAGTGAATTAACAGACAAATACGATAATGATCCTAATGTTATGAAAAAAGTAACATCAGAAGATTTGAGAAAATTTGGTATGATTCCTGAATTTCTTGGAAGACTTCCAATTGTATTTACTTTGGATGGATTAACAGAAGACATGCTTGTAAAGATTCTTACAGATCCAAAGAATGCAATTATCAAACAGTATCAGAAATTGCTTGAACTTGATGAAGTAAAACTTGAATTTACGGAAGGTGCTCTTAGAACAATTGCCAAGAAAGCAATAGAAAAGAAAACAGGGGCCAGAGCACTAAGGGCAATCATTGAGAAATTTATGCTTGATATAATGTATGAAATTCCAAAAGATGACAACATTGGAACTGTAAAAATTACAGAAGAATACATTAATGGAACAGGCGGCCCGGTAATAGGAATGAGAGGCCAGGACCTTATAGAAGGTTAG